In one Brassica oleracea var. oleracea cultivar TO1000 chromosome C9, BOL, whole genome shotgun sequence genomic region, the following are encoded:
- the LOC106315459 gene encoding uncharacterized protein LOC106315459 isoform X2, with the protein MYADSGLMLRYMQNCSPDIQQFEDLFKSYKLSDAEMNNAFAESSNMHEYDIGEEGDLFKAPDPILEEPILAVDPLSAALTMISCGEDSSQGLCELPDLDLGSLQSGQQLLDKAFYECEQDLMMKSAMESSFSDVLDIKNISDVLDVKNVSDVLDIKNVSLVTASNEKQDMQKSVSSGNLSSMDWSQAQQEAVVIQNFPDFAQLDFCSDYGMRRAFSEGDIQKLGTGLVPSPLHRIIVSCTSEERREKLSRYRNKKSRRNFGRKIKESSGR; encoded by the exons ATGTATGCAGATTCAGGGTTAATGCTCCGTTACATGCAAAACTGTTCTCCAGATATTCAACAATTTGAAGACCTCTTCAAATCATACAAGCTCTCAGATGCTGAAATG AACAACGCTTTTGCTGAGTCATCAAACATGCATGAGTATGATATCGGGGAAGAAGGAGATCTGTTCAAAGCTCCTGATCCAATTCTTGAAGAACCAATCTTAGCCGTTGATCCACTCTCAGCTGCTTTAACCATGATCTCTTGCGGTGAAGACTCTTCGCAAGGGCTTTGTGAGCTTCCTGATCTCGATCTCGGATCGTTACAAAGTGGTCAGCAGCTTCTTGACAAAGCTTTCTATGAATGTGAGCAAGATCTCATGATGAAGTCAGCTATGGAGTCTTCGTTCTCTGATGTGCTAGACATCAAGAACATCTCTGATGTGTTAGATGTCAAGAACGTCTCTGATGTATTAGACATCAAGAACGTCTCTCTGGTGACGGCTAGCAATGAGAAGCAGGATATGCAGAAGAGCGTAAGCTCGGGGAATTTGAGCTCTATGGATTGGTCACAGGCACAGCAGGAGGCTGTTGTGATTCAGAACTTTCCTGATTTTGCTCAGTTAGATTTCTGTTCTGATTATGGGATGCGACGAGCCTTTAGTGAAGGTGACATACAG AAGCTCGGGACTGGTCTTGTTCCATCTCCATTACATAGGATTATTGTGAGCTGTACTTCGGAGGAACGACGTGAGAAGCTATCCCGATACAGAAACAAGAAGAGCAGGCGAAATTTCGGACGCAAAATCAAG GAAAGCTCTGGCAGATAG
- the LOC106315459 gene encoding putative zinc finger protein CONSTANS-LIKE 11 isoform X1 — protein MYADSGLMLRYMQNCSPDIQQFEDLFKSYKLSDAEMNNAFAESSNMHEYDIGEEGDLFKAPDPILEEPILAVDPLSAALTMISCGEDSSQGLCELPDLDLGSLQSGQQLLDKAFYECEQDLMMKSAMESSFSDVLDIKNISDVLDVKNVSDVLDIKNVSLVTASNEKQDMQKSVSSGNLSSMDWSQAQQEAVVIQNFPDFAQLDFCSDYGMRRAFSEGDIQKLGTGLVPSPLHRIIVSCTSEERREKLSRYRNKKSRRNFGRKIKYACRKALADSQPRIRGRFAKTEERK, from the exons ATGTATGCAGATTCAGGGTTAATGCTCCGTTACATGCAAAACTGTTCTCCAGATATTCAACAATTTGAAGACCTCTTCAAATCATACAAGCTCTCAGATGCTGAAATG AACAACGCTTTTGCTGAGTCATCAAACATGCATGAGTATGATATCGGGGAAGAAGGAGATCTGTTCAAAGCTCCTGATCCAATTCTTGAAGAACCAATCTTAGCCGTTGATCCACTCTCAGCTGCTTTAACCATGATCTCTTGCGGTGAAGACTCTTCGCAAGGGCTTTGTGAGCTTCCTGATCTCGATCTCGGATCGTTACAAAGTGGTCAGCAGCTTCTTGACAAAGCTTTCTATGAATGTGAGCAAGATCTCATGATGAAGTCAGCTATGGAGTCTTCGTTCTCTGATGTGCTAGACATCAAGAACATCTCTGATGTGTTAGATGTCAAGAACGTCTCTGATGTATTAGACATCAAGAACGTCTCTCTGGTGACGGCTAGCAATGAGAAGCAGGATATGCAGAAGAGCGTAAGCTCGGGGAATTTGAGCTCTATGGATTGGTCACAGGCACAGCAGGAGGCTGTTGTGATTCAGAACTTTCCTGATTTTGCTCAGTTAGATTTCTGTTCTGATTATGGGATGCGACGAGCCTTTAGTGAAGGTGACATACAG AAGCTCGGGACTGGTCTTGTTCCATCTCCATTACATAGGATTATTGTGAGCTGTACTTCGGAGGAACGACGTGAGAAGCTATCCCGATACAGAAACAAGAAGAGCAGGCGAAATTTCGGACGCAAAATCAAG TATGCTTGTAGGAAAGCTCTGGCAGATAGCCAACCGAGGATCCGAGGAAGGTTTGCGAAAACAGAGGAGAGGAAGTAG
- the LOC106315459 gene encoding putative zinc finger protein CONSTANS-LIKE 11 isoform X3, with product MHEYDIGEEGDLFKAPDPILEEPILAVDPLSAALTMISCGEDSSQGLCELPDLDLGSLQSGQQLLDKAFYECEQDLMMKSAMESSFSDVLDIKNISDVLDVKNVSDVLDIKNVSLVTASNEKQDMQKSVSSGNLSSMDWSQAQQEAVVIQNFPDFAQLDFCSDYGMRRAFSEGDIQKLGTGLVPSPLHRIIVSCTSEERREKLSRYRNKKSRRNFGRKIKYACRKALADSQPRIRGRFAKTEERK from the exons ATGCATGAGTATGATATCGGGGAAGAAGGAGATCTGTTCAAAGCTCCTGATCCAATTCTTGAAGAACCAATCTTAGCCGTTGATCCACTCTCAGCTGCTTTAACCATGATCTCTTGCGGTGAAGACTCTTCGCAAGGGCTTTGTGAGCTTCCTGATCTCGATCTCGGATCGTTACAAAGTGGTCAGCAGCTTCTTGACAAAGCTTTCTATGAATGTGAGCAAGATCTCATGATGAAGTCAGCTATGGAGTCTTCGTTCTCTGATGTGCTAGACATCAAGAACATCTCTGATGTGTTAGATGTCAAGAACGTCTCTGATGTATTAGACATCAAGAACGTCTCTCTGGTGACGGCTAGCAATGAGAAGCAGGATATGCAGAAGAGCGTAAGCTCGGGGAATTTGAGCTCTATGGATTGGTCACAGGCACAGCAGGAGGCTGTTGTGATTCAGAACTTTCCTGATTTTGCTCAGTTAGATTTCTGTTCTGATTATGGGATGCGACGAGCCTTTAGTGAAGGTGACATACAG AAGCTCGGGACTGGTCTTGTTCCATCTCCATTACATAGGATTATTGTGAGCTGTACTTCGGAGGAACGACGTGAGAAGCTATCCCGATACAGAAACAAGAAGAGCAGGCGAAATTTCGGACGCAAAATCAAG TATGCTTGTAGGAAAGCTCTGGCAGATAGCCAACCGAGGATCCGAGGAAGGTTTGCGAAAACAGAGGAGAGGAAGTAG